From the genome of Streptomyces sp. NBC_01142:
GCCGCCGCCCGTCCCACCGACTCGACCAGGGGCAGCAGCCGGTGCGGCACCCGTTCGCGCAACGCCATCTCCGTACGCGTACGCACCACACCGGGCATCTGGATGAGCCGCTGGATGACATCTTCGAGATGGCCGTTGTCCCGCGCGGCGACCCGCGTCAGCAGATCCCCGCCGCCGGTGATGGAGAACGCCTCGATGATCTCGGGCACGGCCGCGAGCGCGTCGCCGACCTCGTCCAGATGCCCCTGCGTGACCTCGATATGGACGAAGGCGAGGACCGGGTGCCCGAGGGCGGCGGGGGAGAGGTACGGACCCGTGCCGGTGATCACCCCGTCCCTCTCCAGCCGTTCGATCCTGGCCTGCAGGGTGCCGCGGGCGATGCCGAGAATCCGTGCGTACTCGCGCACGCTGGTGCGCGGCTGCTCGATCAGCAGCCGCAGGATGCGGGTGTCGAGTGCGTCCACCGCCATGGTCCGTTGGCCTCCCTCTGGCCCTCGTATGTCGCCCTGAACTGTGCCAATGGCTCAGTCTACTCCGCTCGAGTTGAGCCACTGTCCGTGCGGATGCTTTCCTCTGGGGAGAGATGGCGCTGCGCAGCGCCGGACGGCGACGGAGCCGCACCGGACCCGCAGCGCCTTTCCCATGTCCGAAAAGCGATCGAAC
Proteins encoded in this window:
- a CDS encoding Lrp/AsnC family transcriptional regulator; this encodes MAVDALDTRILRLLIEQPRTSVREYARILGIARGTLQARIERLERDGVITGTGPYLSPAALGHPVLAFVHIEVTQGHLDEVGDALAAVPEIIEAFSITGGGDLLTRVAARDNGHLEDVIQRLIQMPGVVRTRTEMALRERVPHRLLPLVESVGRAAADTSR